Proteins from a single region of Pseudomonas fulva:
- a CDS encoding homogentisate 1,2-dioxygenase: MSRKWISFPLREGEHSRQAHCDFPADTYEREMGREGFFGPVTHLHHKHPPTGWIDWQGPLRPHAFNFNRIPSEHDCPFEAPLTLHNADIRLRVWKTATAMRHLVRNSDGDELVFVHDGAGHLHCDFGHLEYRDGDYLVIPRGTAWRVEPTTPSHFLLIENTDGAYQLPDKGLLGGQAIFDPAVLDHPRIDDAFKAQQDESTWQIRIKRQGQISTVTYPYNPLDAVGWHGDNTVVRVNWRDIRPLMSHRYHLPPSVHTTFVAKGFVVCTFTPRPVESDPGALKVPFFHNNDDYDEVLFYHRGNFFSRDNIEAGMVTLHPCGFPHGPHPKALKKAQTDPATFAEEVAVMIDTRRALEVTDAAAAVDVAEYVNSWRAPGKES, from the coding sequence ATGAGCCGCAAATGGATCAGCTTTCCCCTGCGTGAAGGCGAGCACTCGCGCCAGGCCCACTGCGACTTTCCCGCCGACACCTACGAGCGGGAAATGGGCCGCGAGGGCTTCTTCGGCCCGGTGACCCACCTGCACCACAAGCATCCGCCCACCGGCTGGATCGACTGGCAGGGGCCGCTGCGCCCCCACGCCTTCAACTTCAACAGGATTCCCAGCGAGCACGATTGTCCGTTCGAGGCGCCGCTGACCTTGCACAACGCCGACATCCGCCTGCGCGTGTGGAAGACCGCCACTGCGATGCGCCATCTGGTGCGCAACAGCGATGGCGACGAGCTGGTGTTCGTGCACGACGGCGCCGGGCACTTGCATTGCGACTTCGGGCATCTGGAATACCGCGATGGCGATTACCTGGTGATTCCCCGCGGCACCGCCTGGCGCGTCGAGCCCACGACGCCCAGCCATTTCCTGCTGATCGAGAACACCGATGGCGCCTATCAACTGCCGGACAAGGGCCTGCTCGGTGGCCAGGCGATCTTCGACCCGGCGGTGCTCGATCACCCCCGCATCGATGACGCCTTCAAGGCCCAGCAGGACGAAAGCACCTGGCAGATCCGCATCAAGCGCCAGGGCCAGATCAGCACCGTGACCTATCCTTACAATCCCCTCGATGCAGTGGGCTGGCATGGCGACAACACCGTGGTGCGGGTCAACTGGCGCGACATCCGCCCGCTGATGAGCCACCGCTATCACCTGCCGCCCTCGGTGCACACCACCTTCGTGGCCAAGGGCTTCGTGGTCTGCACCTTCACGCCGCGGCCGGTGGAGTCCGACCCGGGCGCCCTCAAGGTGCCGTTCTTCCATAACAACGACGACTACGACGAGGTGCTGTTCTACCACCGTGGCAACTTCTTCAGCCGCGACAATATCGAGGCCGGCATGGTCACCCTGCACCCCTGCGGTTTCCCCCATGGCCCGCATCCCAAGGCGCTGAAGAAGGCGCAGACCGACCCGGCCACTTTCGCCGAGGAAGTGGCGGTGATGATCGACACCCGCCGCGCCCTGGAAGTGACCGACGCCGCGGCTGCGGTGGATGTCGCCGAATACGTCAATTCCTGGCGTGCGCCAGGCAAGGAGTCCTGA
- a CDS encoding methyl-accepting chemotaxis protein, which produces MQGMTRSLRDLVGRIGNGVGQIAAAAEQLSAITAQTSAGVQTQKVETEQTATAMHQMAATVQEVAQNAEQASLAAGDADREAQQGNQVVQQAISQVGKLAQEVEQSAEAMQALNQESGRIGSVLEVIRAVAEQTNLLALNAAIEAARAGDQGRGFAVVADEVRALARRTHDSTQEIENLIANLQRLANGAATQMEGSRELTQRTVALAGEAGDALGRITQAVSTIEQMNQQIAAAAEEQSAVAETISESVTRVRDIGEQSASASQQTATSSAELARLGVELQGLVRQFRT; this is translated from the coding sequence ATGCAGGGCATGACCCGCAGCCTGCGCGATCTGGTCGGCCGCATCGGCAACGGTGTCGGGCAGATCGCCGCGGCCGCCGAGCAGCTGTCGGCGATCACCGCCCAGACCAGCGCCGGCGTGCAGACCCAGAAGGTGGAAACCGAGCAGACCGCCACCGCCATGCACCAGATGGCCGCCACCGTGCAGGAAGTGGCGCAGAACGCCGAACAGGCCTCCCTGGCCGCCGGCGACGCCGACCGCGAAGCGCAGCAGGGCAACCAGGTAGTGCAGCAGGCCATCAGCCAGGTCGGCAAGCTGGCCCAGGAGGTCGAGCAATCGGCCGAGGCCATGCAGGCCCTGAATCAGGAAAGCGGGCGGATCGGCAGCGTGCTGGAGGTGATTCGTGCGGTGGCCGAACAGACCAACCTGCTGGCGCTCAACGCCGCCATCGAGGCCGCCCGGGCTGGTGACCAGGGCCGCGGCTTCGCGGTGGTCGCCGACGAGGTGCGCGCCCTGGCGCGGCGCACCCATGACTCGACCCAGGAAATCGAGAACCTGATCGCCAACCTGCAGCGCCTGGCCAATGGCGCCGCCACGCAGATGGAGGGCAGCCGTGAGCTGACCCAGCGCACCGTGGCCCTGGCGGGGGAGGCCGGTGATGCCCTGGGGCGCATCACCCAGGCGGTGAGTACCATCGAGCAGATGAACCAGCAGATCGCCGCCGCCGCGGAAGAACAGAGCGCCGTGGCCGAGACCATCAGCGAGAGCGTGACCCGGGTGCGTGATATCGGCGAGCAGAGCGCCAGCGCCAGCCAGCAGACCGCCACCTCGAGCGCCGAACTGGCACGCCTGGGCGTCGAACTGCAGGGCCTGGTGCGGCAGTTCCGGACCTGA
- a CDS encoding zinc-dependent alcohol dehydrogenase family protein, whose protein sequence is MKAVVVRTPAGLNNIEVVDIADPGQPGPGQIRVALHASSLNFHDLLVANGSSPTADGRVLMADGAGVVEAVGDGVDEFEAGDHVVSGFFPQWPDGDAGAPVSNFAGTPGDGIDGFAAQYAVRAASAFTHAPRGWSHAEAATITTAGLTAWRALVVDGGLKAGDSVLVLGSGGVSIAALQIARMMGASVIATSSSDEKLERLRQLGADHTINYRQTPDWGKRVLELTDGRGVDQVVEVGGPGTLAQSITAVRVGGHIALIGVLTGRQGDVPTAVLMAKQVRLQGLIVGSRRHQQDYVRALEQSGVRPILDQSFPLERLADAFRLQESGRHFGKIVVEW, encoded by the coding sequence ATGAAAGCCGTCGTCGTGCGTACACCCGCAGGCCTGAACAACATCGAAGTGGTCGATATCGCCGACCCCGGGCAACCCGGACCCGGCCAGATTCGCGTTGCCCTGCACGCCAGCTCGCTGAACTTCCACGACCTGCTGGTGGCCAATGGCAGCAGTCCCACCGCTGATGGCCGGGTGCTGATGGCCGACGGCGCCGGGGTGGTCGAGGCCGTGGGCGACGGGGTCGACGAATTCGAGGCAGGTGATCATGTGGTGTCGGGCTTCTTTCCGCAGTGGCCGGATGGCGACGCGGGCGCGCCGGTCAGCAATTTCGCCGGCACCCCGGGCGATGGCATCGACGGCTTCGCCGCCCAGTATGCGGTGCGCGCGGCCAGCGCTTTCACCCACGCACCGCGTGGCTGGAGCCATGCCGAGGCGGCGACCATCACCACGGCGGGGCTGACCGCCTGGCGGGCGCTGGTCGTCGATGGCGGGCTGAAGGCCGGTGACAGCGTGCTGGTGCTGGGCAGCGGCGGTGTGTCCATCGCCGCCCTGCAGATCGCCAGGATGATGGGCGCCTCGGTGATCGCCACCTCCTCGTCGGACGAGAAGCTCGAGCGCCTGCGCCAACTGGGCGCCGATCACACCATCAACTACCGGCAGACACCGGACTGGGGCAAGCGCGTGCTGGAGCTGACCGATGGCCGCGGCGTGGACCAGGTGGTCGAAGTGGGCGGCCCGGGCACCCTGGCGCAATCGATCACGGCGGTGCGCGTGGGCGGTCATATCGCCCTGATCGGCGTACTGACCGGGCGTCAGGGCGATGTGCCGACTGCCGTGCTGATGGCCAAGCAGGTACGCCTGCAGGGGCTGATCGTCGGCAGCCGTCGCCACCAGCAGGACTATGTCCGCGCGCTGGAACAGTCCGGCGTGCGCCCGATCCTCGATCAGAGCTTCCCGCTGGAAAGGCTGGCAGACGCCTTCCGCCTGCAGGAAAGCGGCCGCCATTTCGGCAAGATCGTGGTCGAGTGGTAA
- the hppD gene encoding 4-hydroxyphenylpyruvate dioxygenase, with product MNAVSRIEQHNPIGTDGFEFVEFTAPTSEGIEQLRQLFTAMGFTETARHRSKQVWLFQQHDVNFVLNGSPTGHVHAFAEKHGPSACAMAFRVRNAAQAAAYVKEQGATLVGSHANFGELKIPCVEGIGGSLLYLVDRYGEHSIYDVDFEFIEGRSANDNAVGLQCIDHLTHNVKRGQMDVWSGFYERIAGFREIRYFDIEGKLTGLLSRAMTAPCGKIRIPINESADDKSQIEEFIREYHGEGIQHIALATDDIYATVRQLQANGVSFMGTPDTYYEKVDQRVAGHGEPLDVLRDLNLLIDGAPEDDGILLQIFTNTVIGPIFFEIIQRKGNQGFGEGNFKALFESIEEDQVRRGVISEE from the coding sequence ATGAACGCCGTGTCCAGAATCGAGCAGCACAACCCCATCGGTACCGACGGTTTCGAGTTCGTCGAATTCACCGCGCCGACGTCCGAAGGCATCGAGCAGCTGCGCCAGCTGTTCACCGCCATGGGTTTTACCGAGACCGCCAGGCACCGCAGCAAGCAGGTGTGGCTGTTCCAGCAGCACGACGTCAACTTCGTGCTCAACGGCAGCCCGACGGGGCACGTGCACGCCTTCGCCGAAAAACACGGGCCCAGTGCCTGCGCCATGGCCTTTCGGGTCAGAAACGCTGCCCAGGCGGCGGCCTACGTGAAGGAGCAGGGTGCCACCCTGGTCGGCAGCCACGCCAACTTCGGTGAATTGAAAATTCCCTGCGTCGAGGGCATCGGCGGCTCGCTCCTGTATCTGGTCGACCGCTACGGTGAGCACAGCATCTACGACGTCGATTTCGAGTTCATCGAAGGCCGCTCGGCCAATGACAATGCCGTGGGCCTGCAATGCATCGACCACCTGACCCATAACGTCAAACGTGGGCAGATGGACGTCTGGTCCGGCTTCTACGAGCGCATCGCGGGCTTTCGCGAGATCCGCTATTTCGATATCGAGGGCAAGCTCACCGGCCTGCTGTCCCGGGCCATGACCGCGCCGTGCGGCAAGATCCGCATCCCGATCAACGAGTCGGCCGACGACAAGTCGCAGATCGAGGAATTCATCCGCGAGTACCATGGCGAGGGCATCCAGCACATCGCCCTGGCCACCGACGACATCTACGCCACCGTGCGCCAGCTGCAGGCCAATGGCGTGTCGTTCATGGGTACCCCGGACACCTATTACGAGAAGGTCGACCAGCGCGTGGCTGGCCATGGCGAGCCGCTGGACGTGCTGCGTGACCTGAACCTACTGATCGATGGCGCGCCGGAGGATGACGGCATCCTGCTGCAGATCTTCACCAACACGGTGATCGGCCCGATCTTCTTCGAGATCATCCAGCGCAAGGGCAACCAGGGCTTTGGCGAGGGCAATTTCAAGGCGCTGTTCGAGTCCATCGAAGAAGACCAGGTGCGCCGCGGTGTGATCAGCGAGGAGTGA
- a CDS encoding rhodanese-related sulfurtransferase: MTDTTIVVAALYKFVSLPDYEALRQPLLDTLLANGIKGTLLLAEEGINGTVSGSREGIDGLFAWFALDPRLADVDHKESYCAEQPFYRTKVKLKKEIVTLGVPGVDPNQRVGTYVEPRDWNALISDPEVLLIDTRNDYEVSIGTFEGAIDPRTKSFREFPDYIREHFDPSKHKKVAMFCTGGIRCEKASSYMLSEGFEEVYHLKGGILKYLEEVPQEETKWQGDCFVFDNRVTVRHDLSEGDYDQCHACRTPVSVEDRASELFSPGVSCPHCWDSLPEKTREGARERQRQIELAKARNQPHPLGNNPRQKNEA; this comes from the coding sequence ATGACCGACACCACCATCGTCGTCGCCGCGCTCTACAAGTTCGTGTCCCTGCCGGACTACGAGGCGCTGCGCCAACCCTTGCTCGACACCCTGCTCGCCAACGGCATCAAGGGCACCCTGCTGCTCGCCGAAGAGGGCATCAACGGCACCGTTTCCGGTAGCCGCGAAGGCATCGACGGGCTGTTCGCCTGGTTCGCACTCGACCCGCGCCTGGCCGACGTCGACCACAAGGAGTCGTATTGCGCCGAGCAGCCGTTCTATCGCACCAAGGTCAAGCTGAAGAAGGAGATCGTCACCCTCGGCGTGCCGGGCGTCGACCCCAACCAGCGGGTGGGCACCTATGTCGAGCCCAGGGACTGGAACGCGCTGATCAGCGACCCCGAGGTGCTGCTGATCGACACGCGCAACGACTACGAGGTGTCCATCGGCACCTTCGAAGGCGCCATCGACCCCAGGACCAAGTCCTTTCGCGAATTCCCGGACTATATCCGCGAGCACTTCGACCCGAGCAAGCACAAGAAGGTGGCGATGTTCTGCACCGGCGGCATCCGCTGCGAGAAGGCCTCCAGCTACATGCTCAGCGAGGGCTTCGAGGAGGTCTATCACCTCAAGGGCGGCATCCTCAAATACCTCGAGGAAGTGCCCCAGGAAGAAACCAAGTGGCAGGGCGACTGCTTCGTGTTCGACAACCGCGTGACGGTGCGTCACGACCTGTCCGAAGGTGACTACGACCAGTGCCACGCCTGCCGCACACCGGTATCGGTCGAGGACCGCGCCTCGGAATTGTTCAGCCCCGGGGTCAGTTGCCCACACTGCTGGGATTCGCTGCCGGAGAAGACCCGCGAGGGCGCCCGCGAGCGTCAGCGGCAGATCGAACTGGCGAAAGCGCGCAATCAGCCCCATCCTCTGGGCAACAACCCCCGTCAGAAAAACGAGGCCTGA
- a CDS encoding fumarylacetoacetate hydrolase family protein translates to MKLASLNRGRDGELVVVSRDLSRAVRVAQIAPTLQAALDDWASKRPQLEAIYQRLNDGLEAAAFDFEQSACHSPLPRAYHWADGSAYVNHVELVRKARGAEMPESFWHEPLMYQGGSDTFIAPQAPIRLGDEAWGIDLEAELAVITDDVPMGATPAQAAGHIQLLMLVNDVSLRNLVPGELAKGFGFYQSKPSSSFSPVAVTPDELGDSWREGRVHRPLVSHINGALFGQPDAGTDMTFDFPTLVAHAARTRPLGSGTIIGSGTVSNYDRSAGSSCLAEKRMLEVIEHGEAKTPFLKFGDRVRIEMFDGAGASIFGAIDQVVERYDTH, encoded by the coding sequence ATGAAACTGGCATCGCTGAACAGGGGCCGCGATGGCGAACTGGTGGTGGTATCCCGCGACCTCAGCCGCGCCGTGCGTGTGGCGCAGATCGCCCCGACGCTGCAGGCCGCCCTGGACGACTGGGCGAGCAAGCGCCCGCAGCTGGAAGCCATCTACCAGCGCCTCAACGACGGCCTGGAAGCTGCAGCCTTCGACTTCGAGCAGAGCGCCTGCCACAGCCCGCTGCCGCGTGCCTACCACTGGGCCGATGGCAGTGCCTACGTCAATCACGTCGAGCTGGTGCGCAAGGCCAGAGGCGCCGAGATGCCGGAGTCGTTCTGGCATGAGCCGCTGATGTACCAGGGCGGCTCGGATACCTTTATCGCGCCCCAGGCGCCGATTCGCCTGGGTGACGAGGCCTGGGGCATCGACCTGGAGGCCGAGCTGGCGGTGATCACCGACGACGTGCCCATGGGCGCCACGCCGGCCCAGGCCGCGGGGCATATCCAGTTGCTGATGTTGGTCAACGACGTGTCGCTGCGCAACCTGGTGCCCGGCGAGCTGGCCAAGGGTTTCGGCTTCTACCAGAGCAAGCCGTCGTCGAGCTTCTCGCCGGTGGCGGTGACGCCGGACGAGCTGGGCGACAGCTGGCGCGAAGGCCGCGTGCACCGGCCGCTGGTGTCGCATATCAACGGCGCACTGTTCGGCCAGCCGGATGCCGGCACCGACATGACCTTCGACTTCCCGACCCTGGTCGCCCACGCCGCCCGCACCCGGCCCTTGGGCAGCGGCACCATCATCGGCTCGGGCACCGTCTCCAACTACGACCGCAGCGCCGGGTCCAGCTGCCTGGCCGAAAAGCGCATGCTCGAGGTGATCGAACACGGCGAGGCGAAGACGCCATTCCTGAAGTTCGGCGACCGGGTGCGCATCGAGATGTTCGATGGCGCCGGGGCGAGCATATTCGGCGCCATCGACCAGGTGGTGGAGCGCTATGACACCCACTGA
- the maiA gene encoding maleylacetoacetate isomerase codes for MLKLYGYWRSSAAYRVRIALNLKGLAYQQVPVHLVRDGGEQHDEAYQALNPQGLVPLLVDEENGGARIAQSLAIIEYLEEIFPVPAILPADPVERAQARALALHLACDVHPLNNLRVLQYLSRELGVDDAAKNAWYRHWVAAGLAAVEQGLAAHGDRFSLGMRPGYLEACLIPQVYNARRFDCDLDAYPRILALTARCEALDAFRHAAPDAQPDAQ; via the coding sequence ATGTTGAAGCTCTACGGTTACTGGCGCTCCAGCGCCGCCTACCGGGTGCGTATCGCCCTCAACCTCAAGGGCCTGGCTTACCAGCAGGTGCCGGTGCACCTGGTGCGTGACGGTGGCGAGCAGCATGACGAAGCCTATCAGGCCCTGAATCCCCAGGGCCTGGTGCCGCTGCTGGTGGACGAGGAGAACGGCGGTGCGCGCATCGCTCAGTCCCTGGCGATCATCGAGTACCTGGAGGAAATCTTCCCGGTGCCGGCCATCCTGCCGGCCGACCCCGTCGAGCGGGCCCAGGCTCGCGCCCTGGCGCTGCACCTCGCCTGCGATGTGCACCCGCTGAACAACCTGCGGGTGCTGCAGTACCTCAGCCGTGAGCTGGGTGTCGACGATGCCGCGAAGAATGCCTGGTACCGCCACTGGGTGGCTGCAGGCCTGGCAGCGGTGGAGCAGGGGCTGGCGGCGCATGGCGATAGATTTTCCCTGGGCATGCGGCCCGGCTATCTGGAAGCCTGTTTGATTCCACAGGTGTACAATGCGCGCCGTTTCGACTGTGACCTCGATGCGTATCCACGCATCCTCGCGCTGACCGCCCGTTGTGAGGCCCTTGATGCATTCCGGCACGCCGCGCCGGATGCCCAGCCCGACGCGCAGTAA
- a CDS encoding amino acid permease → MPSEMLQTGPLKRGLKNRHIQLIALGGAIGTGLFLGSAGVMASAGPSMILGYAIGGFIAFLIMRQLGEMIVEEPVAGSFSHFAHSYWGPFAGFLSGWNYWVLYVLVGMAELTAVGKYVQYWWPEIPTWATAAAFFVLINAINLTNVRVFGEAEFWFSIIKVVAIMGMILLGCYLLFSGAGGEQASVSNLWSHGGFFPNGVSGLVMMMAIIMFSFGGLELVGITAAEADQPKTVIPKAINQVVYRILIFYIGALTVLLSLHPWDDLVATLTAGGDSYGSSPFVQIFSLIGSDTAAHLLNFVVLTAALSVYNSGVYCNSRMLYGLAEQGNAPKALLKVDKRGVPVLAIFFSALFTLICVVINYLVPKSALELLMSLVVAALVINWAMISLAHIKFRKAMQAKGVEPSFKAFWFPFANYLCLAFVLFILGVMLFIPGIRISVFAIPFWLLFIWGCYQVRQRRLAR, encoded by the coding sequence ATGCCAAGCGAAATGCTCCAGACCGGCCCGCTCAAGCGCGGCCTGAAGAACCGCCACATTCAGTTGATCGCCCTGGGCGGTGCCATCGGTACCGGCCTGTTCCTGGGTTCTGCCGGGGTGATGGCCTCGGCCGGGCCGTCGATGATCCTGGGTTACGCGATCGGCGGGTTCATCGCCTTTCTGATCATGCGCCAGCTTGGCGAAATGATCGTCGAGGAGCCGGTGGCCGGCTCGTTCAGCCACTTCGCCCATAGCTACTGGGGGCCGTTCGCCGGCTTCCTGTCCGGCTGGAACTACTGGGTGCTCTACGTGCTGGTGGGCATGGCCGAGCTGACCGCGGTGGGCAAGTACGTGCAGTACTGGTGGCCGGAGATCCCCACCTGGGCGACCGCGGCGGCGTTCTTCGTGCTGATCAATGCCATCAACCTGACCAACGTGCGGGTGTTCGGCGAGGCCGAGTTCTGGTTCTCGATCATCAAGGTGGTGGCGATCATGGGCATGATCCTGCTCGGCTGCTACCTGCTGTTCAGCGGCGCGGGCGGTGAGCAGGCGTCGGTCAGCAACCTGTGGAGCCACGGCGGCTTCTTCCCCAACGGGGTGTCCGGGCTGGTGATGATGATGGCCATCATCATGTTCTCCTTTGGCGGCCTGGAACTGGTGGGCATCACCGCGGCCGAAGCCGACCAGCCGAAAACCGTGATTCCCAAGGCCATCAACCAGGTGGTCTATCGCATCCTGATCTTCTATATCGGTGCGCTGACCGTGCTGCTCTCGCTGCACCCCTGGGACGACCTGGTGGCTACCCTGACCGCCGGCGGCGACTCCTACGGTAGCAGCCCCTTCGTGCAGATCTTCTCGCTGATCGGCAGCGACACCGCCGCGCACCTGCTCAACTTCGTGGTGCTCACCGCTGCATTGTCGGTCTACAACAGCGGCGTGTACTGCAACAGCCGCATGCTCTATGGCCTGGCCGAGCAGGGCAACGCCCCGAAGGCGCTGCTCAAGGTCGACAAGCGCGGCGTGCCGGTACTGGCGATCTTCTTCTCGGCGCTGTTCACGCTGATCTGCGTGGTGATCAACTACCTGGTGCCCAAGAGCGCGCTGGAGCTATTGATGTCCCTGGTGGTCGCCGCCCTGGTGATCAACTGGGCGATGATCAGCCTGGCCCACATAAAGTTTCGCAAGGCCATGCAGGCCAAGGGCGTGGAGCCGTCGTTCAAGGCCTTCTGGTTCCCCTTCGCCAACTACCTGTGCCTGGCCTTCGTGCTGTTCATCCTCGGCGTGATGCTGTTCATCCCCGGCATCCGCATCTCGGTGTTCGCCATTCCGTTCTGGCTGCTGTTCATCTGGGGCTGTTACCAGGTCCGCCAGCGTCGCCTGGCTCGCTGA
- a CDS encoding ABC transporter ATP-binding protein yields MVDRLSWAEIRRLALRHKRALILANLVAVLATLCSVPIPLLLPLLVDEVLLGDGNTALQVMDNFLPAAWQGAVGYILLMLGLTFLLRGAALLFNVVQARLFARLAKDIVYRIRIRLIERLKRISLAEYESLGGGTVTTHLVTDLDTLDKFIGETLSRFLVGVLTLAGTSAILLWMHWKLALLILLFNPLVIYATVQLGKRVKHLKKLENDSTSRFTQALTETLDSIQEVRAGNRQGYFLGRLGGRAKEVRDYAVASQWKTDASNRASGLLFQFGIDVFRAAAMLTVLFSDLSIGQMLAVFSYLWFMIGPVEQLLNLQYAFYAAGGALTRINELLARRDEPDYIGGADPFKGRETVGIEIRDLTFSYGEEPVLTGLDLSIAPGEKVAVVGASGGGKSTLVQLLLGLYTPQAGVIRFGGSSQEEIGLPAIREHVAVVLQHPALFNDTVRANLCMGRERSDEACWQALTIAQLAETVRQLPQGLDTLVGRSGVRLSGGQRQRLAIARMVLADPRVVILDEATSALDAATEYALHQALGQFLNGRTTLIIAHRLSAVKQADRVLVFDGGSVAEDGDHRQLIAEGGLYAKLYGNLQH; encoded by the coding sequence ATGGTTGATCGCCTGAGCTGGGCGGAAATCCGTCGCCTGGCCCTGCGCCACAAGCGTGCGTTGATCCTCGCCAACCTGGTCGCCGTGCTGGCCACCCTGTGCAGCGTGCCGATTCCCCTGTTGCTGCCGCTGCTGGTCGACGAGGTGCTGCTCGGCGACGGCAACACCGCCCTGCAGGTGATGGACAACTTCCTGCCCGCGGCCTGGCAGGGCGCGGTGGGCTATATCCTGCTGATGCTCGGGCTGACCTTTCTGCTACGCGGTGCGGCGCTGCTGTTCAACGTGGTGCAGGCGCGACTGTTCGCACGGCTCGCCAAGGATATCGTCTACCGCATTCGCATCCGCCTGATCGAGCGGCTCAAGCGCATTTCCCTGGCCGAGTACGAAAGCCTCGGCGGCGGCACGGTGACCACCCACCTGGTCACCGATCTCGACACCCTGGACAAATTCATCGGCGAAACCCTGAGCCGTTTTCTGGTCGGCGTGCTGACCCTGGCCGGCACCTCGGCGATCCTGCTGTGGATGCACTGGAAGCTGGCGCTGTTGATCCTGCTGTTCAACCCGCTGGTGATCTACGCCACGGTACAGTTGGGCAAGCGCGTCAAGCACCTTAAGAAGCTCGAGAACGACAGCACCTCGCGCTTCACCCAGGCGCTGACCGAAACCCTCGATTCGATCCAGGAAGTGCGTGCCGGCAACCGTCAGGGCTACTTTCTCGGTCGCCTCGGCGGGCGTGCCAAGGAAGTGCGCGACTACGCCGTGGCCTCGCAGTGGAAGACCGACGCCTCGAACCGCGCCAGCGGCCTGCTGTTCCAGTTCGGCATCGACGTATTCCGCGCCGCGGCGATGCTCACCGTGCTGTTTTCCGACCTGTCCATCGGCCAGATGCTCGCGGTGTTCAGCTACCTGTGGTTCATGATCGGCCCCGTCGAGCAGTTGCTCAACCTGCAATACGCCTTCTATGCCGCCGGCGGGGCGCTGACCCGCATCAACGAGTTGCTCGCAAGGCGTGACGAGCCGGACTACATCGGTGGCGCCGACCCGTTCAAGGGCCGTGAAACCGTCGGCATCGAAATCCGCGACCTGACCTTTTCCTACGGCGAGGAGCCAGTGCTGACCGGCCTCGACCTGTCCATCGCGCCAGGCGAGAAGGTCGCCGTCGTCGGTGCCAGCGGCGGCGGCAAGAGCACCCTGGTGCAGCTTCTATTGGGGCTGTATACGCCCCAGGCCGGGGTGATCCGCTTTGGCGGCAGCAGCCAGGAAGAGATCGGCCTGCCGGCCATTCGCGAGCACGTGGCGGTGGTGCTGCAGCACCCGGCGCTGTTCAACGACACGGTGCGCGCCAACCTGTGCATGGGCCGTGAGCGCAGCGACGAAGCCTGCTGGCAGGCCCTGACCATCGCCCAGCTGGCAGAGACGGTTCGCCAGTTGCCGCAAGGCCTGGATACCCTGGTCGGGCGCTCCGGCGTGCGGCTGTCCGGCGGCCAACGCCAGCGCCTGGCCATCGCTCGGATGGTGCTGGCCGACCCCAGGGTGGTGATTCTCGACGAGGCCACCTCGGCCCTCGACGCCGCCACCGAATACGCCCTGCACCAGGCGCTGGGGCAGTTCCTCAACGGCCGCACCACGCTGATCATCGCCCACCGGCTGAGCGCGGTGAAACAGGCCGACCGGGTGCTGGTGTTCGATGGCGGCAGCGTCGCCGAAGACGGTGACCACCGTCAGCTGATCGCCGAGGGCGGGCTGTACGCCAAGCTCTACGGCAATCTGCAGCACTAG
- a CDS encoding DsbA family protein, translated as MDARLLYVMDPMCSWCWGFAPVAEALAAQAAERGVPMQLVLGGLRRDQVAIDAAARVRYLGYWQAVNASTGQLFNFDAGIPLGMRYDTEAACRAVVTVRTLDTASAWPMAQRIQQAFYQQGADVTLASTLVQLAEDVGIPRIEFAEAFDSEAQHRATAADFTWVQDLGIAGFPTLLAEKGGRLALLTNGYQPLDALAPLLGRWLEHAVDG; from the coding sequence ATGGATGCGCGCCTGCTCTACGTGATGGACCCGATGTGTTCCTGGTGCTGGGGCTTCGCCCCGGTGGCCGAGGCGCTGGCCGCCCAGGCCGCCGAGCGCGGCGTACCCATGCAACTGGTGCTCGGCGGCTTGCGCCGTGATCAGGTGGCCATCGACGCCGCGGCGCGGGTGCGTTACCTGGGCTACTGGCAGGCGGTCAACGCCAGCACCGGCCAGCTGTTCAACTTCGACGCCGGCATTCCCCTGGGCATGCGCTACGACACCGAGGCGGCGTGCCGCGCGGTGGTCACCGTGCGCACCCTGGACACGGCGAGCGCCTGGCCCATGGCGCAGCGCATCCAGCAGGCCTTCTACCAGCAGGGCGCTGACGTGACCCTGGCCTCGACCCTGGTGCAGCTGGCCGAAGACGTCGGCATCCCGCGGATCGAATTCGCCGAGGCCTTCGACAGCGAGGCCCAGCACCGCGCCACCGCGGCCGATTTCACCTGGGTGCAGGATCTCGGCATCGCCGGCTTCCCGACCCTGCTGGCCGAGAAGGGCGGGCGCCTGGCACTGCTCACCAATGGCTACCAGCCCCTCGATGCCCTGGCGCCACTGCTCGGCCGCTGGCTGGAGCACGCCGTCGATGGTTGA